One window from the genome of Nomascus leucogenys isolate Asia unplaced genomic scaffold, Asia_NLE_v1 001529F_33238_qpd_obj, whole genome shotgun sequence encodes:
- the LOC115834360 gene encoding phospholipid phosphatase 2-like: MQRRWVFVLLDVLCLLVASLPFAILTLVNAPYKRGFYCGDDSIRYPYRPDTITHGLMAGVTITATIVLVSAGEAYLVYTDRLYSRSDFNNYVAAVYKVLGTFLFGAAVSQSLTDLAKYMIGRLRPNFLAVCDPDWSRINCSVYVQLEKVCRGNPADVTEARWVWTSSLHSWGNGS; the protein is encoded by the exons ATGCAGCGGAGGTGGGTCTTCGTGCTGCTCGACGTGCTGTGCTTACTGGTCG CCTCCCTGCCCTTCGCTATCCTGACGCTGGTGAACGCCCCGTATAAGCGAGGATTTTACTGCGGGGATGACTCCATCCGGTACCCCTACCGTCCAGACACCATCACCCACGGGCTCATGGCTGGAGTCACCATCACGGCCACCATCGTCCTC GTCTCTGCCGGGGAAGCCTACCTGGTGTACACAGACCGGCTCTATTCTCGCTCTGACTTCAACAACTACGTGGCTGCCGTATACAAGGTGCTGGGGACCTTCCTGTTCGGGGCGGCCGTGAGCCAGTCTCTGACAGACCTGGCCAAGTACATGATCGGGCGTCTGAGGCCCAACTTCCTAGCCGTGTGCGACCCCGACTGGAGCCGGATCAACTGCTCGGTCTATGTGCAGCTGGAGAAAGTGTGCAGGGGAAACCCTGCGGACGTCACCGAGGCCAGGTGGGTGTGGACTAGCAGCCTTCACTCTTGGGGGAATGGGAGCTGA